CGACGGTGAAAAGTAAGCCGGGAGAGAGAAACCACATGGCGACGATCTATTATGACAAGGATGCTGACCTGAGCTTGCTGAAGAGCAAGACAATCGGCATCATCGGCTACGGAAGCCAGGGACACGCCCACGCCCAGAACCTGAAGGACAGCGGCTGCAACGTTGTCGTCGGCCTGTACCAGGGGAGCAAAAGCTGGGACAAGGTCAAGCAGGACGGCCTGAAGGTGGACACGGTGGCCAACGTGGCGAAGGCCGCGGACACCATCATGATGCTGATCCCGGACACCATGCAGCGGGACGTGTACGAGAAGGAGATCAAGCCGGGGCTGACGGCGGGCAAGACCCTCATGTTCGCCCACGGCTTCAACATCCACTTCAAGCAGATTGTCCCGCCGGCGAATGTGGACGTCAGCATGATCGCCCCCAAGGCGCCGGGCCACCGCATGCGCGAGGTGTTCAAGGAAGGCTCGGGCGTGCCCGCGCTGGTCGCGGTGCACCAGGACGTCTCCGGCAAGGCCAGGCAGAACGCCCTGGCCTACGCCAAGGGCGTGGGCAGCACCCGCGCCGGCGTGCTTGAGACCACATTCAAGGAAGAGACCGAGACCGACCTTTTCGGCGAGCAGACGGTCCTGTGCGGCGGCGTCTCCTCGCTGGTCAAGACCGCCTTTGAGACCCTGGTCAAGGCGGGCTACCAGCCGGAGGTCGCCTACTTTGAGTGCATGCACGAGCTCAAGCTCATCGTGGACCTGATGTATCAGGGCGGCCTGAACTACATGCGCTACTCCGTGAGCGACACCGCGGAGTACGGCGACTACACGCGCGGCCCGCGCGTCATTGACGAGCATGTGCGCGCGTCCATGCAGAAGATTCTCGGCGAGATTCAGAACGGCACCTTCGCCAAGGAGTGGATGAACGAGTGGCGCGAGGGCGCGACGAAGTTCCACGCCATGCGGGACGCGGAGAAGAAGCAACAGATAGAACAAGTGGGCGAGAAGCTGCGCTCCATGATGCCCTGGCTGGAGAAGCCAAAGGCGAGAGGGTCGTACTAGCTCGCGTCATCGTTAATGGCCCTGAAGGCAAAAGGCTATGTGGTCACATAATGCATATCCCCTTGGTCTAGGCGTCGGTGGCCTGCTCGCCCTTAGGCGGGGGTCGGGCGCCGTCCTTCCACGGAAGGACGCGCTCACCCGGGCAGGTTCGTCCTGCCGCGCACCTCGCCACAGCGCACACGGTCCCGTATAGCGGGGCCGCGGAAAAAGGGAGGAGTAAGACCATGACACGCAAGACGGAGACCAAGGTCATTGACGGACAGCCCCGGGAGCGGGTTCTGATATTCGACACCACGCTGCGGGACGGCGAGCAGGCCGCAGGGGCCATGCTCACCGCCGACGACAAGCTGAACGTGGCCCAGCAGCTCGACAGGCTGGGCGTGGACATCATCGAGGCGGGGTTCCCCGCCAGTTCGCCCGGCGAGTTCGAGGCGGTGCGCCGCGTCGCCCGGCTCGTGCGCCGGCCCGTCATCGCCGCGCTGGCCCACGCCAACCGCGACGCCGTGGACAGGGCGTGGGAGGCCATCAAGGAGGCCGCGCACCCGCGCATCCACGTCTTCCTGTCCTCGTCCGACGTGCACATGATGCACCAGCTCCGCAAGGACAGGGAGACGGTCATAGAGATGGCGTGCGAGAACGTGGCCCGCGCCCGCGGCTACTGCCCGGACGTGGAGTTCTCCCCCATGGACGCCACCCGCAGCGAGCCGGAGTACGTCTTTCGCCTGCTGGAGGCGGTCATAGACGCGGGCGCCACTACCGTCAACATTCCGGACACGGTGGGTTACACCACGCCGGAGGAGTTCAGGAATCTCCTGACGGGTATCCAGAAGAACGTCAAGAACATTGACAAGGTCATCATCAGCGTTCACTGCCACAACGACCTCGGCCTCTCCACGGCGAACAGCCTGGCCGCCGTCGAGGCGGGCGCGCGGCAAGTGGAGTGCACCGTCAACGGCATCGGCGAGCGGGCGGGCAACGCCTCGCTGGAAGAGGTCGTGATGAGCCTGCACACCCGGAAAGACCACTTCAAAGTCTTCACGGGCGTTGACACAACGCAGATCTGGCGCGCGAGCCGCATGGTGAGCGACGTCACCGGCTTCGCCGTCCAGCCCAACAAGGCCATCGTGGGCAAGAACGCGTTCCGGCACGCCTCCGGCATCCATCAGGACGGCCTGCTCAAGGAGCGCACCACCTACGAAATCATGGACCCCCGATCTATCGGCCTCACGGGCAAGCTGAACCTGGTGCTGGGCAAGCTCTCCGGTCGCCACGGCTTCGTGAAGCGGCTGGAGGAGCTGGGCTACAAGCTCTCCGCGGAGGAGATGGACAAGGCCTTTGATGCCTTCAAGCGCCTGGCGGAGACCAAGAAGGAAGTCACCGACATGGAC
The sequence above is drawn from the Dehalococcoidia bacterium genome and encodes:
- the ilvC gene encoding ketol-acid reductoisomerase — its product is MATIYYDKDADLSLLKSKTIGIIGYGSQGHAHAQNLKDSGCNVVVGLYQGSKSWDKVKQDGLKVDTVANVAKAADTIMMLIPDTMQRDVYEKEIKPGLTAGKTLMFAHGFNIHFKQIVPPANVDVSMIAPKAPGHRMREVFKEGSGVPALVAVHQDVSGKARQNALAYAKGVGSTRAGVLETTFKEETETDLFGEQTVLCGGVSSLVKTAFETLVKAGYQPEVAYFECMHELKLIVDLMYQGGLNYMRYSVSDTAEYGDYTRGPRVIDEHVRASMQKILGEIQNGTFAKEWMNEWREGATKFHAMRDAEKKQQIEQVGEKLRSMMPWLEKPKARGSY
- a CDS encoding 2-isopropylmalate synthase; this translates as MTRKTETKVIDGQPRERVLIFDTTLRDGEQAAGAMLTADDKLNVAQQLDRLGVDIIEAGFPASSPGEFEAVRRVARLVRRPVIAALAHANRDAVDRAWEAIKEAAHPRIHVFLSSSDVHMMHQLRKDRETVIEMACENVARARGYCPDVEFSPMDATRSEPEYVFRLLEAVIDAGATTVNIPDTVGYTTPEEFRNLLTGIQKNVKNIDKVIISVHCHNDLGLSTANSLAAVEAGARQVECTVNGIGERAGNASLEEVVMSLHTRKDHFKVFTGVDTTQIWRASRMVSDVTGFAVQPNKAIVGKNAFRHASGIHQDGLLKERTTYEIMDPRSIGLTGKLNLVLGKLSGRHGFVKRLEELGYKLSAEEMDKAFDAFKRLAETKKEVTDMDLEALVAEEHRTGVTQAAYQVDLVQVSCGTGLVPTATVRLIDPDGKPHMEVSAGTGPVDATYRAIGRIVGLPSRLVEFSVGSVTEGIDAIGEVTVRVESEGMLALGKSANTDIIVASAKAYVNALNKLLAQRTDVTRDEGQVSSARSA